The Pyrus communis chromosome 14, drPyrComm1.1, whole genome shotgun sequence sequence GATACAAGCTTTATACAATCAGATGCAGCCTATTCTAGGTAACAAATCTCTAATTACAAGTTGATTGCAATCTGGTCCTATGATAGCTCTAACCAGATCATTGGCTATTTACATTCCCTACAATCATGTTTAACCAAATATACTTTCCTTTAACATTCCCCCTCAAGTTAGAGCGTGGATGTCAAGAACGCCTAACTTGCAGAGAAGCAAATGGAAAACAGTTGTTCGTAGTGGCTTAGTAAACATGTCAACCACTTGTTCCCCAGTGTGCACTTGGGCTGTCTTGATTTCTCCTCTTTGAATCCTCTCACGAATGGTATGGTAATCAAGCTCAATGTGTTTAGTACGCTCGTGGAACACAGGATTCACTGCATGTGTAACacagcttgattatcacaaaacagCTTCGCCAGACTAGGATGGGTTATTTGCAAATCCTTCAATAAGTATCTCAACCACGTGAGTTCACAAGTTGCTGCAGCCATGGAACGGTACTCTGCTTCGGCAGATGATCGTGCTACCGTGACctgtttcttgctcttccaaGATATGAGTGAGTTGCCTAGGAAAATGCAATAACCTGTAACTGAACGGTGAGTAGTCGGACAACGTGCCCAATCCGCATCATAATAGCTAATCAAATTTAGCttactttgaaaagaaaatagcaaaccttgtccagGGGCATTTTTAAGGTATCGAAGAAGTCTATGTGCTGCGTCAAGATGATGTCGTCTAGGTTCCTGCATGAATTGACTCAAGGTGTTGACGGCATATGTGATCTTCGGTCTTGTGATTGTCAAGTATATTAATTTCCCAATCATTTGTTGGTATTGTGTAGGATCTTTGAAAGGATCACCACCAGTGGGTAGTAGCACTAAATCAGGTTCCATTGGGACCTTTGATGGCTTCGCACCAAGTAAACCCGCCTCTTCCAGTATGTCAAGTGTGTACTTGTGTTAACTGATGGTAATGCTAGCTTTGGACCGTGCAACTTCAACTCCGAGAAAGTACTTTAAGGGTCCAAGGTCTTTAATTCGGAAGCAGCGGCTAACGAATTGCTTGAGATCATTGATTGCTTTATCATTATTTCCTGTAATAaccatgtcatcaacatataataaaataatggtaATGGAGCTGCCAGAGACCttggtaaacaaggaataatcCGCCCGAGATTGTGTGAATCCAATGTCATGGATGGCAGAGGAAAATTTCTGAAACCAACTGTGGGACGCTTGCTTAAGTCCGTACAAAGACTTTTGGAGTCGACATACAACACGTTCCCTTTGTCGACGGTAACCAGGTGGAGGCACCATATACACCTCTTCATGGAGTTCACCGTGAAGGAAAGCGTTCTGCACATCCATCTAATGTAAGGGCCAATGACGAACGATAACAACAGTCAATAAGCTTCGCACAGTGATCAGCTTAGCAACAGGGGCAAAAGTTTCTTTGTAATCGATCCCCTCTCGTTGAGTAAAACCCTTGGCAACGAGTCGGGCTTTGTACCGCTTAATTGTACCATCcgaattgtattttattttgaaaacccaCTTGCATCCAATGGCACGATGACCAGCAGGCAGAGAAACCATGCTCCATGTCTAATTGGCTTCGAGAGCTCGGAGTTCAATGTTCATGGCAGCGACCCAATTAGGGTCATGGCGGGCCTGGTCATAGGATGTGGGTTCCATCTGAGAAGAAACATTATGGATGAAGGTCTAATGAGCAGGAGAAAAGGAGGCATAAGAGACATACCGGTGGAGGGGATGACGGGTGCTGGACACAGAGGAAGAGGCGACGCCAGGTGCAAGCAAAACAGCATGATGGGCCACATAATCGTTGAGATAGGCAGGGGGTCGTGTCAGGGTGTAACAATACCTGTTGCATTCGCAAGTGGAGGAATTTTACCGTTTCCAGATCGAAGCAAGGCAAGAAGTTGATGGTACTCTTCGGTTATGAATGTTGGCCCGTTGGAAGATGTGGCCTTGGTCGCGTCGGTATGGGTGGCTTGTGATTGGGGTGCTTCGACATTGTGGGCTGTTAGATTTGGGCGTTTGTTTCTAGGCAGCACATGTTTCCCATGCCATTTATGACATTCAGGAAACCCAATAAGAAAGTAGCAGCACTCTACGAAATGTGAGCCATCACAATAGCTGCATTTGGACGATTTGCGGGAATTGGAACTCCCAGGTGTAGCCATGGAATGGTACTTTACTTCGGCAGATGATCGTGCTACCGTGAcctatttcttgctctttcaaGATATGAGTGAGTTGCCCAGGAAAATGCAATAACCTATAACTGAACGGCGAATAGTCGGACAATGTGCCCAATCCGCATCACAATAACTAATCAAATTTAGCTTACTTTGAGAAGAaaatagcaaaccttgtccaaGGGCATTTTTAAGGTATCGAAGAAGTCTATGTGCTGCGTCAAGATGATGTCGTCTAGGTATGGGAGGGTGTGGAGACGGTGCAGGTGGGGGGACAGGTAAGGTGAGAGAATGGGTGGCTGGAGTGGGTGAGGTTGGGACGGTCTCGGGTAGGGATGGGGAAGGTGTTGGAGTTTGGGAAACTGGGGATGGTAAAGTGGGATGTTGGGTAGTGTTATGGGTCAAGGCATCTGGATTTGGACTAGGATGAAGTGGGCCAGGAATGAGTGGACTAGGTAGAGTAGGTAATGAGTCCGGAGAAATAAGGGGAAGAACGAGAGAGTCATCCTCATGTTCAGGTGGTGATTGGGAAAAGGGAAAAATTGTTTCATGGAAGTGGACATCGCGGGAAGTGGAGATTTGATGCGTGTCGAGGTCATAAACACGATAACCTTTCTGACCAAGGGGATATCCAAGGAAAAGACAACGGCGAGAACGAGGGTCAAACTTGTGTTTTGGGTGAAGGTTGGTGACATAACAAAGACATCCGAACATGCGAAGGTGAGAGTAATTGGGCAAATGACCATGTAAAATTTCATAGGGAGATTTATGGAATAATAAGGGTGTGGGAATGCGGTTAATGAGATAGCATGCGGTTTGAACACTATCTCCCCAAAATTTTAGTGGTAAATTGGCTTGGAACCGAAGTGCACGCCCAATGTTCAAAAGATGTCGATGTTTACATTCAACAACCCCGTTTTGTTGAGGGGTGTGAACGCATGAATGCTGGAAAATGTTGTCATGGGTGTCTAAGAAAGTGCGCATGGAGAGGAACTCTCCACCATTGTCAGCGCTTAGAATTTTGATGTTTTTGTGTAATTGAGTCTTGACCCAAAAGAAGAATGATTTCAATAGTGTTTGTGTATCGGATTTAAAACGCATAAGGTGCACCCATGTAAAACGAGTAAAATCATCCACGATGGTGAGAAAATAACGTGTCCCGGAATATGTGGGAACTTTGTGGGGCCCCCAAATGTCACAATGAATTAAGTCGAAGAGTGCAGTGGATTGAATTGAACTAGAAGTAAAAGACAatcgagtttgttttgccaaagGACAAACTTCACAAACACGTTTGGAATCGAACATGATCTCTAGAattgtttttgacaaaaaatgtaAAGGGTGTGTAGAGGGGTGGCCCAAGCGTTGATGCTAGAGACTGGTGGTGCGGCTAACATGGTTGGTAAGATGGGGATTTTGACTTGGCGTTAAGGTAATAGAGCCCATTAAATTGCTTGCCCAGGCCAATCGTCCTCTTCGTATCCATGTCCTGTATGACACAAAAATCCAGAAAGAATATTACGATACAGTGGAGAGCCCGTGTGAGTTTACCCACATACAATAAATTGACACGAAATTTTGGAACATGAAGAACTTCATCAAGTAATAACTTATGTGATAGTTTTACGGATCCAATGCTCTTAATGTCTGCCATTCCCCTATTTGGTAATCCCACAAAATCATTTTTAGCATCAATCTGATTATGTGTTAATGGTGAATGTGATATATGATCAGATGCCCCATTGTCTATAATCCAGTAAAGGGTTGAATGCAAGTCATGTTCCGTCATATTACATGTGGGTGTGACAATACCTGTTGCATTCGCAAGTGGAGGAATTTTACCGTTTCCAGATCGAAGCAAGGCAAGAAGTTGATGGTACTCTTCGGTTGTGAATGTTGGCCCGTTGGAAGATGTGGCCTTGGTCGCGTCGGTATGCGTGGCTTGTGATTGGGGTGCTTCAACATTGTGGGCTGTTGGATTTGGGAGTTTGTTTCTGGGCAGCACATGTTTCCCATGCCATTTATGACCTTCAGGAAATCCAATAAGAAAGTAGCAGCGCTCTACGAAATATGAGCCATCACAGTAGCTGCATTTGGACGATTTGCGAGAACTGGAACTCCTAGGTGCAGACCATCCCTTTGGCGTGGTGGACCGATGTGTTTGCATCGCGTGGGCAGCAGGTTCACGATGATTTGCCACATCTATTTGGCGTTCGTGTTGCAGAACCAACCCGTGGACACATCAGGTATCGGGGAGCGAATTCATTATTAAGATGGAGCTTCGTATGGTTGAGTAAGTCTCGTTCAAGCCCATTAAAAATTGCATGactttctctttttccttctttgctACACGAGTCTTGGATCCCTCACAATCGCAAGTAATTGGTTCATAATACGAAGCCAATTCATCCCAGAGAGCCTTTAACTGGGTGTAATAGTCTGAAACAGATAGTTGTCCTTGTCGGTGTTCGACgatttcttgtcaaatttggtAGATCCTGGAATCGTTTCCTTGCGAGAATCGATCCTCAAGATCCTTCCAAGATGCGGATATAGTTTTGCAATAGAGTATGCTGCGTATGATGTTGCTTTGCACAGACTGCCAAATCCATGACAAGACCATGTCGTTGCATCTCtaccaaattgaaaatttggagtCCGTAATTGCAGGGCACTTGATGGATCCATCAATGAACCCAAGTTTGTTCTTGGCATTGACGGCGATGCGCATAGATCGACTCCATTGTCCGTAGTTGTGTCCGTCGAGGAGTTGTGAAACCAAGACGAGACTTGGTGAATCTGAGTGGTGTAGGATGAGAGGGTCGGATGCATGTGGCACCATCTCTGCTGGATTTTCATCGCCTATGTTGGTTGTGTGTGTTGGAAAAAATTTGGGTTATGTTTGTAGCGGAAGTGGAATGAACGCCTAGAGTCACCAGGATCGGTGCTTTGATGCCATGTAAAATTTGAAGTGTTCGCTGAATGGTTTATTTTCCAGTCATTCATTCATATAAGGATACAAGCTTTATACAATCAGATGTAGCCTATTCTAGGTAACAAATCTCTAATTACAAGTTGATTGCAATCTGGTCCTATGATAGCTCTAACCAGATCATTGACTATTTACATTCCCTACAATCATGTTTAACCAAATATACTATCCTTTAACAGTAAGAATATGtactttcttttcaattttaacgatattatgcatgcaagttttgaattattaatctcCGTATTTAAACTATCTAGTTGTCTTAATGCTTaatcaccattaggatatttagaaaagtaatttgatgcaattttggtcgaaggcggtccctgaaattgacgaaggcttcttgtggttaataagtgtaatttcacttaagatgaataccatgtcttaagggttgcatgatttttcaaggggttttcataaaacttaatgagtcttgcatgtttagatttgatttgaatacaacagacgggttgcatgtttgatatacgttctagATTAGGGACCAAGTAaagcatactttaggaaaacctaaccttcaaaatatgaatGTGTAcgtcataagtaattggaagaacgACATATGATTATTAAGGcgacggcggaaccctagtgcttaaattgattttcaaaactgttttcttttgttttcttatttctataattgtttttatttaaattcgtttttattattttaggtcataaaatcaaccttttctcaaactttgttttaaatactTAACTAAGATTTGGTttgacataaattattcattcaatccctgtggaGAACGGCTTTACTAGAGCCAACTATACTATGATTAtgtaccttgtactcttgcaagtatttttaagtagtTTTATCCCTATTTTTGCAGGTGATAAAAATTCTATCATTAGTTTTCTCAAGGTCTTCAGAAGTCCCAATGAGATTCATGccatcgacataaactgcaacgattgcaaatccagaatgtgacttcttaataagtacgcaagggcatagttcattgTCCAAATATTCCTGACttatcaaatactcactcagacggttataccacattagctcggattgcttcaatccgtagagtgaacACCTTAGTCGAATGGAAAGGGTGTTCCGTGGTTAGAACTATTTGATCTAGTCAATGTAAATTATTCGGGAACTTTTTTATAGATTTGCGTATCAAGATCCTTATAGAGATACGCAATTACCATGTCCATGAGCTGAATATCGAGTTTTttgaaaactaccaaactgataaggtagcggaCCATAATCACATCCATTACGGGAGAATACGTTCCTTTATAATCAATCTCAGGGCGTTTTGAGAAGCCTTGCGCCACAAGATGTGCTTTAtattgcactatttcattccTCTCCTTACGATTCCTTACGAAAACTCACATGTAGCCAAAGTGCTTCACATGTGATGGTTTAGGAACTATAGGCCCAAACACCTTGTGTTTCGCAAgagaatcgagttcgacttggattatttatttccagtttgaccaatcagttgTGCGTTAAGATTCATTAATGGAAcgaggttcaatgtcatcgcttaaCATGATCTTAGTAGCTGCTACGTATGCTAATGCATCATCGattatcatctcatttctattccaaacattatccaaactagCATAATGGACCGAAATCTCTCAATTCTTGAGAAGTAGATTCGCCTCTTCTAAGACGCTTCCATAGTCTAGAATTTCCTTATGTTTTGATAGAATGAGTAGGCGATGGTTGGATTCACGATAGGCTTACAAGCCTGTGTTGTGGGTTTCCTCTTCTGAGGTTGCAAATCCTTTAAACCAAGAGGTCTGCCACGCTTTTGGGTAAAAGCATATCGTTGGCTAGCCGCCAATGTATGAGGGTCGACCACAAGACGTCCCCACTTTCTGAGAGGAAAGTCCGtcatacatttggtacattcatCTTAGTATGAACGTTTACAGCTAGTGTATGTGATCTCATCACTCTCGCTAGATCagtgaaagcatctggcatgctctgaagatctaagATACACCACACTCAGGCTCAAATTAGGCTATGTGGGGATCTCAATAAGATAAAGTGGGAGTTGTCCATGATAATTTACGACGTTCTTATGGAacattgacgttcttatctctcCTCAATGACAGAAagactgtctcatagaagtgacaatccacgAAACAAGCGGTAAAGAGATCACCTGTCAAaagttctaagtaacgaatattAGAAGGataatcataaccgacatagattcctaTCCTTCTATGAGGACCCATTTTAGTACATAAAGGCGGTGCAATTGGCATATAGACCGCACAACTAAAAACGCGCAGATGCGATATGTCGTGTTGTTATTCGGTAACTAACTAAAGGGCGCTATATGGTTAGGTCGTGACGGTCCTCAAGCAGACTAACATGGCTGTGTGCAACATTGCATAGCTCCAAGCAGCGATCGagagcttggtacgtatgactaACAAACGAGCAATCATTTGAAAGCGCTTAATGAAAGCTTCGGCCAGGCTGTTCTGGGTATAAACATGGTGTATTGGATATTCAACTTCAATACCAgctgacatgcaatagtcatctaAGGTTTTCAATATAAATTCttcagcattatccaatcgaatagatttaTCAATAATTAAGGTGATGAGCCatgagcttgataacctgagcaAACAGTTTAGAGAAGGCAGTGTTTCTTATAGACAATAAACACATATGTGACCAGCATGTGGAAGCATCAACCAATACCATAAAGTATCTGAATGGTCGCATGGTGGTTGAATcagtccacaaatatccccttgaattggATCTTATCATAGGAAGGTTGAATAATGAGATTTCCTATAGAGCAGGTTTGGCATGCAATGTCCTTCTGGAACTCACCTAATCTTCTGGTTAAAGGATGCCCGTTTGAAGATTTGAGAATACAGTGCATCACAACTCATTGAGGGTGTCCCAaccggtcatgccaaagcaaaaTTTCGTGTGAAATCCTTGAGGTAGGGCCAGCCACACAGTGGCTTTCTATGGAGCGTATGATTATAGTATACAATCTACTCGGGAAACGCTCCACTTTTCTAGAATATGCTTCTGGCTATATTCATGGAAGTGATGCACAAAAATTCAACTTAATTTTCTACAGAGGTTTCAAGGTGATAGTTATTGTCTCGAATGTCTTTAAAGCTCAACAACATTCTTCCAGAACGTAGAGAATATAATACCTCTTTAATGGTCAATTCAATGCCATTGAACAATAATATATAGGTCCATATCCTTCGATCAGTGTCATCAGAATCTAATAAGTGGGGATGGAAGCATGTTACTGTGTTCGGTAGGCTTGACAAAGGAAGTGGCACCAAAAGGTGGAAATGCATCCATTGTAACCTATGTTATAATGGATCTTATTCTAGAGCCCACCTTCTTGGGTTCTCTGGTGTTAGGGTCAAACGCAGCCCAACAATAGACAGGTATTGAAGAGAATCCTTTCAGGCCTTAGAGGAAGAGCGACTAGctcacaagaagaaaaaaacttcTGGATGTACAAAGCCTAGCTAGCGCATCAAGACTTCACGACCAATTCTTACCTGCGCCACTAAAAAAGATATAGATGAAATAGTAGCTAGATTCTTTTATGTTCATGGATTGAATCTCAATGTTGTCAACTGTCCTTACTTTCATGATATGGCTAAAGCTATTTCTATTTTTGGCCCTGGGTACGAACCTCTCTCAATAGATGAGATTTCCGATTCTTTCTTAAGTAGAGAGAAAGGAAGGATAGAAAGACCTTTGGCTCTAGTTAGGGAGTCCTTGTCGCACATTGGATGCTCAATATTGTGTTTTGGTTGCTTAGAAAGCATGCTAGGCTGCTTCTGCATTAATATATTCATCTCCAATCCAAAAGGACTTATGTTTTTGAGAGAAGTAGATATAGATGATATTGATAGGGCAGAGAATGTATTTGCAGTTGTTCTTGGTGATACTGTTATGGAAGTTAGGCCCAGCAATGTGCTTCAGATAATCTCTCATCTAGGCGATGCTAGCAAATTATCTGATTCGATTATGTTGTCAAAGTTTCCTCAAATATTTGGGTCTCCCCTTGTACTTCACAATCTCTATGCGCGTTGATGGAAAAATAATAGAATTGGACTCGTTAAAACCCGTTGTCTAATGTGCTAAAGAGATTGAGCAATGCATTACCACATATCAACATTTTTCTCCATGTAAGTTCAATTAGAATCTGAAGGGAAGCTTTTATACAGTTCATATGAAGTTTGCACCTTTTTTCTGTGTCGTTCAGAGGATTTTTGAACTAAAGGAACCACTTCAAGAATTGGTTGTTGGCGAAAGGTGAATGCAATGGAAGCTTAGTGCACCAGATGACATTTCAAGTATTGAAGCTGCCATTTTAGGGGATGATTTCTGGAGTCACGCGCATCTGTTGTTGCAAGTAGTCAAGCCATTTGTAAGATTGCTTCCTACACTTGATATTGACAAACTTGTCATGGGTGATAATTGTGATTAGCAGGCTCAGGCTCTTGAAGCCGTCAAACATAAGGATATTGATAATAGTACACTGAATCACTTGGAAAAGTTGATAGAGCAAACATGGGATGCATTATTTTCGCCACTTCACGCTTCTAGTTACATATTGAACCCTAGACATTTTgggaaaggtcaaaccaaagATAAAATTGTGATGACAGGAAAGCCACCCTAGAAAGATATGAGCCAGAAAGTGCAAACAGACGGGTGCTAAGAGAACAACCCAGCTCTTACTGGCGACTAAAGGGCTTCTTCAGAGATAAAGATGTTGTGGATTGTAGGGATAAAATGGACCTAGTTGCATTTGAAACACCTAACTTACAGACACTTGCTGTAAAAATTGAGTCAGGTTTCAAGCATTGAAATGTGTCAAGAGATATGCCAAGAATATGAGTTTCCCAGTCACGAAACAACCAACAGATGAGGAATAGACAGAGTGGAGGATCTTGTTTTtgtcagaaaaaaaaatatggccCCAAAACTGTAAGTTTATGCTCGTCGTTTGGAGCCAAGACATGGGATAATGCTCATATTGATCAAACAAATGTGATTGTTAAGTATTCATGACAAAATCTTTCAGTCTTTGTATTCAAGGACTGCATAAAATTATGGATGGAATGTTTTGCTTTTATGGGCAAGTTGTGATTAAGGTAGTtttcaacaaagagaagaacaTAATAGGCGATAAGCTTAGCTAAACTAAACTTTTCTTTGATCTGGGATGCACTTGGTTCTTTACAAAGGAGATAGATTTCCACATTTTCTCCCTCCGAACGACAGGAACTTGTATGGCACAGGTATGCCACCATAGTTGTTTTCTGTACCAATATAAGGACATTTGTTAGTTTCTCTCCACATGTCCCTTTGTATTATTAACACATGACGTCACAATTGCAGTGTACCCGTGCTATACAATACAAGTCCTCCCTCTGCACAGCTATCTCTTGTATTTGGCCTTTGAATTTAATAAATCAaacgataaaaataaatatgaatgtCCAAAAAGGAAAACTGTGAGCGAAAATTCAAAAAagttgtttttctgttttttttttttttttttggtgttggtGGCTGGttggggggggagagagagagagagagcccaaaaagaaaaatgtctTAATAATAGGCTTG is a genomic window containing:
- the LOC137714349 gene encoding secreted RxLR effector protein 161-like; translated protein: MEPDLVLLPTGGDPFKDPTQYQQMIGKLIYLTITRPKITYAVNTLSQFMQEPRRHHLDAAHRLLRYLKNAPGQGLLFSFQSKLNLISYYDADWARCPTTHRSVTGYCIFLGNSLISWKSKKQVTVARSSAEAEYRSMAAATLNPVFHERTKHIELDYHTIRERIQRGEIKTAQVHTGEQVVDMFTKPLRTTVFHLLLCKLGVLDIHALT